From Paenarthrobacter sp. A20:
TCCAGTTCGCCTCCGGGTAGCAGTCCGAGCCCGCAGGTGTTGGCCACCTCGACGACGGCGGTGCTGCCGTCGAATGCGATGCTGGTTTGGACGGGCTGTCCGGTGGGGCCGACCACAGTGTAGTTGTGGCGGGTGAATCCGGAGGTGACGGCGGCATCGACGCTCCCGTCACCTCCGTCCGCCAGGGGAAGCAGTTCACAATGAACTGCTCCGGCCGTGCCTGGGACGTTCGCGGCGGAGCGGATCCCTGTTGCCAGGGCCTGCGCTACTTCGCTGGCTGTGAGGCTGCCCTTGAACTTGTCGGGTGCGATGAGGGTCCGCACGGTTTTGGGGCCGGTGGTTGTGTTCATGTCAGTTAGACAGTCTCCGAGTGGGTGGGGCGAGTCCCTGCTGGGGCAAGCTCGGTAACTGGGCCTGCGGGCTTGGAAACACTTTCCTTGGATCCGTGGTGGCCGTATTCGGTGAGGTCTTCATCGATGTCGGTGACCTCCTCAAGGTGGATGGGGTCCTCCGAGGGCATGGGCTCGACGGTTTCGCCGGCGAAGACGCGGCGGGCGCGGTCTGCGTCGAGTGTGCGGTCCCACCAGGCGATGAAGAGGGTGGCTACGGCGTTTCCGGTGAAGTTCACCAGGGCGCGGCATTCGGACATGAACTTGTCGATGCCGAAGATGAGCATGATGCCGGCCGCGGGGATGGTGCCGATGGTGGTCAGGGTTGCGGTCAGGGCGATGAATCCGCCACCGGCAACTCCTGCCGCGCCCTTGGATGTCAGCAGCATGACTGCGAGGAGACCCAGTTGCTGGCCGATGGTGAGGTCCGTGTTGGTGGCCTGAGCGATGTAGAGGGCAGCGAGGGAGAGGTAGATCGCGGCCCCGTCGAGGTTGAAGCTGTATCCGGTGGGAACAACCAGGCCTACTGTTTCCTTCTTCACGCCGGCGTGCTCCAGCTTGCGCATCAGGCCGGGCAGGGCAGGTTCCGCGGTGGAGGTGCCCAGGATGAGCATGTACTCCTCCTTCAGGTGGCGGATCATCGTAAAGATGTTCAGCTTCAGGAAAGCCATGACGGAACCGAGGACAACGACGACGAAGAGGATCGAGGTGACGTAGAACAGGGCGATCAGTCCGCCCATGCTGGTCAGCGACGAGACACCGTACTTGCCCACAGCGAAGGCCATCGCGCCGAAGGCACCGATGGGGGCGGCCTTCATGATGAAGCTCAGGATCTTGAACATGACACCGGTGAGGCGCTGCACACCGTCCAGTACAGGGGCGCCGACCTTGCCCATGGCGTTCAGGGCGATGCCGAAGACCACGGCGATGAAGATGATCTGCAGGATGTCGCCCTCGACGAAAGGGCCAACAATGCTGTTCGGGATGATGTGCGTGAGGAATTGCCACCATTCCTGGTGCGCGCCTGCGTCAATCAGCTTTGCCGCGGAATCAGAGGTCTTGATGGTGCTGGCGTCCGCGTTGACGCCGTCGCCCAGACGGAAGATGTTGATGGCCACGAGGCCGAAGACCATTGCGAAAATGGTGCCGACTTGAAAGTACGTCAGGGCCTTCAGGCCGGTCATGCCGACCTTTTTCAGGTCAGCGACGCTGGCGATTCCGCCAACGATGGTGAGGAACACGATGGGGCCGATGAGCATCTTCATCGAGTTC
This genomic window contains:
- the dctA gene encoding C4-dicarboxylate transporter DctA, coding for MDHINTAGGTAAATKAPKTRWYRQLYFWVLTAIVIGILVGWLAPAVGIAMEPIGTTFVNSMKMLIGPIVFLTIVGGIASVADLKKVGMTGLKALTYFQVGTIFAMVFGLVAINIFRLGDGVNADASTIKTSDSAAKLIDAGAHQEWWQFLTHIIPNSIVGPFVEGDILQIIFIAVVFGIALNAMGKVGAPVLDGVQRLTGVMFKILSFIMKAAPIGAFGAMAFAVGKYGVSSLTSMGGLIALFYVTSILFVVVVLGSVMAFLKLNIFTMIRHLKEEYMLILGTSTAEPALPGLMRKLEHAGVKKETVGLVVPTGYSFNLDGAAIYLSLAALYIAQATNTDLTIGQQLGLLAVMLLTSKGAAGVAGGGFIALTATLTTIGTIPAAGIMLIFGIDKFMSECRALVNFTGNAVATLFIAWWDRTLDADRARRVFAGETVEPMPSEDPIHLEEVTDIDEDLTEYGHHGSKESVSKPAGPVTELAPAGTRPTHSETV